GACTATGACCTTATTATAATGGGGCATTGCAAGTATAAGAAAATATACAAGTTCCTGCGCGATAGTGTTGCCGAGAATCTCATAAAATTATCTCCCTGCCCGGTAGTGGTGGCTGCGGTTGAATGTGAGGATGACGACCGAAATACTCCTTCATTTAAAAGTTCAGATCGAGGAAATGTAAGCAACCATTGAATCGAATATCTTTTTTCCATCTTCCGAACCCAGGATCAGCTCTGAAGCCCGCTCAGGATGTGGCATCATTCCGAGGACATTACCTTGCTCATTAATGATCCCTGCAATGTTTTCAATGGAGCCGTTAGGGTTTGCTTCATCAGTAGCATTACCTGTTCCGTCCACGTACCTGAATGCCACTTTTTTGCTTGAATCGAGTTCTGATAATGTGTGCTCGTCTGCAAAATAATTCCCTTCCATGTGTGCAATGGGTATCCTGATGACCTCGCCCCTTTTGAAGGAATTGGTGAACGGGGATGTATTATTCTCCACTCTCAGATTGACCCACTCACACCTGAACTTCGGGTAGCGGTTGGTCATAAGCGCACCGGGCAGCAGTCCCGATTCCACCAGTATCTGGAACCCGTTGCAGATGCCCAGTACGGGCAGTCCCTTATCCGCCATCTTCCTGACGGTATTCATAACAGGCGCCCTGGCAGCTATGGCACCCGCACGCAGGTAATCGCCATAGGAGAATCCGCCTGGTATTACTACACCATCATATCCTTCCAGTTCATCCTTATACCATACCAGGTCGGTATCCACACCGAGTACTTCTGAGAGGACGTAGTGCACGTCATGGTCGCAGTTACTGCCGCCGAACTGAAGGACTGCAATTTTCATCCTTATTCCTCGATAACGATATCGTAATTATGGATAACAGGATTTGCCAGCAGGCGCATGCACATATCATTCACCCTGGCTCGGGCCTCATCTATGGACGGTGCATCAAGGTCAATAATGAACCGTTTTTGCATCTGCAGGGAATTGGTGGTAAAACTAAGATGTTCGAGTGCCCTTTTTATTGTGGATGCTTCAGGGTCTAACATTCCGCTTTTAAGTCCAATGGTAACTTCGGCGTGGTATTGCATTTTATATAAACCTCAGAATCTGACAACGTATTTTAGGAGCAGGACAATAATTACCTTTTCGGTATTGCATTACATGCTCTTTGGTGCATATATGCCCAGCGTGTCCAGTACAATAGCAAGTACAATCCTTGCACAGTCTACCAGCACCAGTCTCGAGTCCCTGAGTGGCGCTTCGGCGGTCAGCACAGGAACGTACCTGTAGAACTGGTTGAAGGAGTCGGCCAGTTCCCGGGCATAGGTAGCTAGATGGTGTGGTTTCAGGTCCGTAGCTGCCGAATCAATGACAGCAGAGTACCTGGACAGGTATTTTATCAGTTCGATTTCCTGGTCTTCCACCAGCACTGATATGTCATGTTCAAGGGCAGCCGGGTCTATTCCTGCTTCTTCTGCATTGGCCATGATACTGCACGCCCTGGCATGACTATACTGGATGAACGGAGCGCCCTGTTTTTCAAAATCCAGCGCTTCCCGCCAGTCAAAGACCGTGGATTTTTCAGGTGATACCTTGACTACATCGTACCTGACAGCGCCTATCCCCACGAATTGAGCCACATTCCGCTTGAAATCATCTCCCGTATCCGGTCGCCGCTTCTCCACTTCTATCAATGCCTGTACATCTATCTGGTCAAGCAGTTCGTCGGTACTGATAAACTTGCCCCGCCTGGTACTCATGCTACCTTCGGGCAGGGAGACGAACTCAAATATCACAATCTCAGGTTCTTTCTCGCCCAATGCCCTCAACACGGCTTTCAACTGACCTGATATCAGTTTGTGGTCTGCCCCCAGCACATCTATCATCCTGTCACAGTGTCCGGCTTTCCACAGATGGTATGCCAGGTCCCTTGTAGTGTAAAGGGATGTGCCGTCGCTGCGCTGGATGACCAGTTTCTTCTCAAAGCCATAATCGGTGAGGTCGACCATCAGGGCACCGTTATCAACAACAGCCCTGCCTGTATCCTTAATACGGTCAATTGTGGCACTCACATCATTATTGCGGACATAGGTTGACTCCCAGGCAAAGGAATCATGGTGGACGTTCATGCGCTCCAGGGTATGTTTAATGCCCTTCATGGCAAGGTCTACGGCATGTTTGAACCGCTCTGCCACATCAGGGTCACCCTGCTCGATACGCTGCATCAGTTCATCTATTTCGGCTACTTTCTCAGGTTCATCGTTCAATACCCTGTTCGCCTTGATATAGATGTCAGCAATGGCATGGTCTGATTTCTTTGAAGTGTCAAAATCAAAATGTTCCAGGGCCCACGAAACAATAGCTATCTGCCTGCCCATGTCATTGATATAATACTGCGTCTCCACCTCATATCCTGCTTTTGCAAGAATGCGGGCAAGGGTATCCCCGATAATGGAATTGCGGATATGTCCCACATGCAGGGGACCGTTAGGGTTGGCAGACGTGTGTTCCAGAATAACCTTGCCGCGCCCGGTCAGTCTGCCGTAGTCCAGCCCCTGTATGCGTATTGCAGACACGGTGCGGTCCAGGAACGCGGGGCTGGCAAAGAAATTAAGGTACGGGCCTGCAGTCTCCACCCTGTCAATGAGCCCGTTTTCTGGAAGTTCCATAGAGGATGCCAGCATTTCTGCTATGTCCTTCGGGCTTTTCCTGCATACCGGGGCCAGCCTGAATGCTACCGATGAGGCAATGTCGGCATGGATCGATTCTTCAAAGCTAAGGTCTGTCACTTCGAGACCGTTTGATTCAAGAGCGGATGTAAGGGCTTGTGAAACCTGTGATTTGAATTGTAGGAACATGGTCATCAGCGTATTGGTATTTAAGGAGGTGTAGATAGATGGCTATCTACATAATTGTTT
The DNA window shown above is from ANME-2 cluster archaeon and carries:
- the purQ gene encoding phosphoribosylformylglycinamidine synthase I, which produces MKIAVLQFGGSNCDHDVHYVLSEVLGVDTDLVWYKDELEGYDGVVIPGGFSYGDYLRAGAIAARAPVMNTVRKMADKGLPVLGICNGFQILVESGLLPGALMTNRYPKFRCEWVNLRVENNTSPFTNSFKRGEVIRIPIAHMEGNYFADEHTLSELDSSKKVAFRYVDGTGNATDEANPNGSIENIAGIINEQGNVLGMMPHPERASELILGSEDGKKIFDSMVAYISSI
- the argS gene encoding arginine--tRNA ligase, yielding MFLQFKSQVSQALTSALESNGLEVTDLSFEESIHADIASSVAFRLAPVCRKSPKDIAEMLASSMELPENGLIDRVETAGPYLNFFASPAFLDRTVSAIRIQGLDYGRLTGRGKVILEHTSANPNGPLHVGHIRNSIIGDTLARILAKAGYEVETQYYINDMGRQIAIVSWALEHFDFDTSKKSDHAIADIYIKANRVLNDEPEKVAEIDELMQRIEQGDPDVAERFKHAVDLAMKGIKHTLERMNVHHDSFAWESTYVRNNDVSATIDRIKDTGRAVVDNGALMVDLTDYGFEKKLVIQRSDGTSLYTTRDLAYHLWKAGHCDRMIDVLGADHKLISGQLKAVLRALGEKEPEIVIFEFVSLPEGSMSTRRGKFISTDELLDQIDVQALIEVEKRRPDTGDDFKRNVAQFVGIGAVRYDVVKVSPEKSTVFDWREALDFEKQGAPFIQYSHARACSIMANAEEAGIDPAALEHDISVLVEDQEIELIKYLSRYSAVIDSAATDLKPHHLATYARELADSFNQFYRYVPVLTAEAPLRDSRLVLVDCARIVLAIVLDTLGIYAPKSM
- the purS gene encoding phosphoribosylformylglycinamidine synthase subunit PurS; amino-acid sequence: MQYHAEVTIGLKSGMLDPEASTIKRALEHLSFTTNSLQMQKRFIIDLDAPSIDEARARVNDMCMRLLANPVIHNYDIVIEE